The Peptococcaceae bacterium 1198_IL3148 genome contains a region encoding:
- a CDS encoding Crp/Fnr family transcriptional regulator codes for MNGMLELTDVVSCEFKKGEYIIRQGEKIQFLYYLASGSCYRTTFTEKGDEIIFGVKEASNNSFIECMLGVLILYTDNETSVNNFIAKTNCSCYKIPKETFLQYVQDKPNILTQLVSMAMAELRELTSSFQARQEGKVANRLCELLLKNSQQKQGRLLVNKDYSNHTKISQFLGIHKVTVAKIIKALKEEGVISKERAGIVILDKDRLTAYAQAEKTIEY; via the coding sequence ATGAACGGTATGCTGGAGCTAACTGATGTTGTCAGTTGTGAGTTTAAAAAGGGTGAGTATATTATTCGCCAAGGGGAAAAAATTCAGTTTTTGTATTATTTAGCATCAGGGTCTTGTTATCGCACCACCTTTACCGAAAAGGGTGATGAAATTATCTTTGGCGTTAAAGAAGCCAGTAACAATAGCTTCATTGAATGTATGTTGGGAGTTTTAATTTTATATACTGATAACGAGACCAGTGTTAATAACTTCATTGCCAAGACCAATTGTAGTTGCTACAAAATTCCTAAGGAGACTTTTCTGCAGTATGTGCAAGACAAGCCTAATATATTGACTCAACTGGTTTCAATGGCCATGGCTGAGTTGCGCGAGTTGACCAGTTCATTTCAAGCCCGCCAAGAGGGCAAGGTGGCCAATCGCCTTTGTGAGTTATTATTAAAAAATTCCCAACAAAAACAAGGCAGACTATTGGTTAACAAGGACTACAGCAATCACACTAAGATTAGTCAATTTTTAGGTATCCACAAGGTTACGGTGGCTAAAATAATCAAAGCCTTAAAAGAAGAAGGCGTTATTAGTAAAGAAAGGGCCGGCATTGTTATTCTGGATAAAGACCGCTTAACAGCATATGCACAGGCCGAAAAAACCATTGAATACTAA
- the lipA gene encoding lipoyl synthase has product MNSQRKPEWLKIKLQGAEKLTGIKNMLNRLSLHTVCEEANCPNMIECFGRKTATFMILGSICTRNCSFCNVTKGHTQPVDPEEPNHVLEAVKELGLRHAVITSVTRDDLPDGGAAHFAAVINKLKDTDVVVEVLIPDFQGDKEALAKVVSAKPQIINHNIETVPRLYPTVRPKAVYRRSLELLQNVKQMASNIYTKSGIMVGLGEQEQEVINTMKDLRAMDCDLLTVGQYLRPSVKHHPVVEYVHPDQFKKYEQAAHDLGFKYVASGPLVRSSYHAEEAGKSLD; this is encoded by the coding sequence ATGAATAGTCAACGCAAACCAGAATGGTTAAAAATAAAGCTCCAAGGGGCTGAGAAGTTAACCGGCATTAAGAATATGCTCAATCGCCTGTCGCTACACACCGTCTGTGAAGAAGCCAATTGCCCCAACATGATTGAATGCTTTGGTCGCAAAACCGCCACCTTTATGATATTAGGCAGCATTTGCACCCGCAACTGCTCCTTCTGTAATGTCACCAAAGGCCACACCCAGCCGGTGGACCCAGAGGAACCAAACCACGTCTTAGAAGCGGTGAAGGAGTTGGGTTTAAGGCATGCGGTGATCACCTCGGTAACCAGGGATGACTTGCCAGATGGTGGAGCGGCACATTTTGCCGCAGTGATTAACAAGTTAAAGGATACCGATGTGGTGGTGGAAGTGCTAATCCCCGACTTTCAAGGGGATAAAGAAGCCCTGGCTAAGGTGGTTAGCGCCAAGCCTCAAATCATCAACCACAATATTGAAACGGTACCACGCCTGTACCCCACCGTGCGACCCAAAGCCGTTTATCGGCGCTCGCTGGAACTGCTGCAAAATGTTAAACAAATGGCTAGCAACATTTACACCAAATCCGGCATTATGGTGGGCTTAGGGGAGCAGGAACAAGAGGTAATCAACACCATGAAGGATTTGCGGGCAATGGATTGCGATCTGCTCACCGTCGGTCAGTATCTCAGACCATCGGTTAAGCACCACCCGGTGGTTGAATACGTGCACCCAGATCAGTTTAAAAAGTACGAACAGGCCGCCCATGACCTGGGCTTTAAGTATGTTGCCTCCGGCCCGTTGGTCAGAAGCTCCTACCACGCCGAAGAGGCCGGCAAGAGCCTAGATTAA
- a CDS encoding DUF4342 domain-containing protein — MSINLELIDELKKRANVSYSDAKEALEQCNGDLLEALVYLEKNKKVKADTNCDWADKIKHLFHKGNNTRFIISKKERTALDLSVTWSAIITVCAPYVVVPMLGLGLVTGHKMKFVGQNGEDMAVNETLNKVSSAVDLAKQKLNDDSLKK; from the coding sequence ATGTCAATAAATTTAGAACTGATTGATGAGTTAAAGAAAAGGGCCAACGTTAGCTACAGCGATGCCAAAGAGGCGTTGGAACAATGCAATGGTGATTTGCTGGAGGCTTTAGTTTACCTGGAAAAAAATAAAAAAGTTAAAGCAGACACCAACTGTGACTGGGCTGACAAAATTAAGCACCTGTTTCATAAAGGCAACAACACCAGATTTATCATTAGCAAAAAGGAACGGACGGCGTTGGATTTATCGGTCACTTGGTCCGCCATTATCACTGTCTGTGCACCCTATGTGGTGGTGCCGATGCTGGGGTTAGGGCTGGTCACCGGGCACAAAATGAAGTTTGTGGGCCAAAACGGTGAAGATATGGCGGTCAATGAAACGCTAAACAAGGTGTCATCCGCTGTGGATTTGGCTAAACAGAAACTGAATGATGACAGCCTAAAAAAATAG
- a CDS encoding response regulator transcription factor has product MAGQRILLVEDEVKIARFLELELKHEGYQVEQAHNGWQGLETALEGQFDLIILDIMLPEINGLEILRRIRKKSEVPVIMLTAKDETMDKVMGLDMGADDYITKPFAIEELLARIRVALKRKAPATSSAPLQVGPLRLDLDQHAVTFYGQPIELTKREFDLLAYLLANKNIVLTRQRLLETVWGYDYAGDTNVVDVYIRYLRSKIDDVYQQKIIYTVRGVGYLIKDEV; this is encoded by the coding sequence ATGGCAGGGCAAAGAATATTGTTGGTTGAGGACGAGGTGAAAATAGCTAGGTTTTTAGAGCTGGAGCTAAAGCACGAAGGTTATCAGGTGGAACAGGCCCACAATGGTTGGCAGGGCTTGGAAACCGCCTTAGAGGGCCAGTTCGATTTAATCATTTTAGATATTATGCTGCCGGAGATCAATGGCTTAGAGATATTGCGCCGAATCCGCAAGAAATCTGAGGTGCCGGTGATTATGCTCACCGCCAAGGACGAAACGATGGACAAAGTGATGGGTTTAGATATGGGGGCGGACGACTACATTACCAAGCCCTTTGCCATCGAAGAGCTGCTGGCCCGCATTAGGGTGGCCTTAAAACGAAAGGCCCCGGCAACATCCAGCGCCCCTTTGCAGGTGGGGCCACTAAGGTTGGATTTAGACCAACACGCCGTCACCTTTTATGGGCAACCCATTGAGCTAACCAAGCGGGAGTTTGATTTGTTGGCCTATTTGTTGGCTAACAAAAACATCGTCCTCACCAGACAAAGGTTGCTGGAAACGGTCTGGGGTTACGATTACGCTGGTGACACCAATGTGGTGGATGTATACATCAGGTACCTGAGAAGTAAAATCGATGACGTATATCAGCAAAAGATTATTTATACCGTGCGGGGAGTGGGGTATCTGATTAAAGATGAAGTCTAA
- a CDS encoding thioredoxin domain-containing protein: protein MAATIREITSAELDDVIKEGKVLVEFYSKTCGPCKMLSFVLKDVAKTVDGVEIVTLDFDVNKDAVEKYNVAGYPTMIVFNNGQEVTRTKGLQQKPKIIEMLS, encoded by the coding sequence ATGGCTGCAACAATCAGAGAAATTACCAGTGCTGAACTGGACGATGTAATTAAAGAGGGTAAAGTATTGGTTGAGTTTTACTCCAAAACCTGTGGACCTTGCAAAATGCTAAGCTTTGTATTAAAGGACGTAGCTAAAACTGTGGACGGCGTGGAAATTGTCACTCTAGACTTCGACGTAAATAAAGATGCTGTAGAAAAATACAACGTAGCCGGTTATCCCACCATGATCGTATTCAACAACGGCCAAGAGGTAACCCGCACCAAAGGTCTCCAACAAAAACCCAAAATTATTGAAATGCTAAGCTAG
- the lipB gene encoding lipoyl(octanoyl) transferase LipB gives MMKLQIAILGETDYQQALNMQMQLLALRQQGQVGDIMLLLQHPPTLTMGMRENRYNILVPEEQLKAQGASIYKINRGGDVTYHGPGQIVGYPILDLKNHGKSVKGYVNKLEEVFIQLLKDEYNLNAHREPAYRGVWINDEKITAIGCSVKRWVTMHGFAFNVNTNLQHFQWINPCGITDKGVTSLQKILGQSQDIDVLNQQVITYFCRMFNVQPQLIEQQQLNRMLGGGQHE, from the coding sequence ATGATGAAGCTACAAATCGCTATTTTAGGAGAAACCGATTATCAGCAGGCGTTAAACATGCAAATGCAGTTGTTGGCATTGCGGCAACAGGGTCAAGTGGGCGATATCATGTTGTTGCTGCAGCATCCTCCCACATTGACCATGGGCATGCGGGAAAACCGATACAACATCCTGGTGCCAGAGGAACAACTAAAAGCACAAGGTGCCAGCATCTATAAAATTAATCGGGGCGGGGATGTTACCTACCATGGCCCAGGACAAATTGTGGGCTACCCCATTTTAGACCTGAAAAACCATGGTAAAAGCGTTAAGGGTTATGTCAACAAATTGGAAGAGGTGTTTATTCAACTATTGAAGGATGAATACAACCTCAACGCCCACCGGGAACCTGCCTACCGCGGGGTTTGGATTAACGATGAAAAGATTACCGCCATTGGTTGTTCTGTTAAGCGCTGGGTAACGATGCACGGCTTTGCCTTTAACGTCAACACCAATTTACAACACTTCCAGTGGATTAACCCCTGTGGCATCACTGATAAAGGAGTGACCTCGCTGCAAAAAATACTTGGTCAATCCCAAGATATCGACGTGCTGAACCAGCAAGTAATTACCTATTTCTGTAGAATGTTTAATGTGCAACCGCAACTGATCGAGCAACAACAACTAAACCGAATGCTAGGGGGAGGGCAACATGAATAG
- a CDS encoding asparaginase, producing the protein MKKILLFATGGTIASVQGAEGLTPAMTSDQLLDYLPQANQDYIVEGKVLMSIDSTNMQPEFWAVIAENIYQNYNDYDGFVITHGTDTMAYTAAALSYMLQNLAKPVVLTGSQMPIHFYKTDAIKNLADAVRFANEDVGGVFVVFGGKVIIGTRAVKLRTKSYAAFESVNCPDVAYIEDTVVKYNWKILPKTKHELQFDTALCPDVLLLKLYPGIKPEMFDALKDESLYKGVIIESFGSGGVPFQGRNLLPKIKELVDAGVAVVITTQCLEEGEDLHRYAVGRKVMAQSLIILSGDMNTEAIVPKLMWVLGHTNDMQQVKKLMETAIAYDLTPKLS; encoded by the coding sequence ATGAAAAAGATACTTTTATTTGCCACCGGTGGCACCATTGCCTCGGTGCAGGGAGCAGAAGGACTAACTCCGGCCATGACCAGTGACCAACTGTTGGATTACTTGCCCCAGGCTAACCAAGATTATATTGTCGAGGGTAAAGTGCTGATGAGCATCGACAGTACCAACATGCAACCGGAGTTTTGGGCTGTTATTGCCGAAAATATTTATCAAAATTATAATGATTATGATGGTTTTGTCATTACCCATGGCACAGATACCATGGCCTATACCGCTGCTGCCCTTTCCTATATGTTGCAAAATTTGGCTAAACCGGTGGTGCTAACAGGGTCTCAAATGCCTATTCATTTTTATAAAACCGATGCCATTAAAAACTTGGCTGACGCTGTGCGCTTTGCCAATGAAGATGTGGGTGGCGTTTTTGTGGTCTTTGGCGGCAAGGTAATAATCGGCACCAGGGCAGTAAAATTGAGAACTAAAAGCTATGCCGCCTTTGAAAGTGTCAACTGCCCCGATGTGGCTTACATTGAGGACACAGTAGTTAAGTATAACTGGAAAATACTGCCCAAAACAAAACATGAGCTGCAATTTGATACCGCCCTTTGCCCCGATGTGTTGTTGCTGAAACTATACCCCGGCATTAAACCGGAAATGTTTGACGCCTTGAAGGACGAGTCATTATATAAAGGGGTAATCATCGAAAGCTTTGGCAGCGGCGGGGTGCCTTTTCAAGGCCGCAATCTACTGCCTAAAATTAAAGAGTTGGTGGATGCCGGTGTGGCAGTGGTGATCACCACCCAGTGTCTAGAGGAGGGTGAGGATTTACACAGGTATGCAGTGGGGCGCAAGGTGATGGCCCAAAGTTTAATCATTTTGTCCGGCGACATGAACACCGAAGCCATCGTACCCAAATTAATGTGGGTTTTAGGCCATACCAATGATATGCAACAGGTAAAAAAACTAATGGAGACTGCGATAGCCTACGATTTGACCCCTAAATTGAGTTAA
- a CDS encoding FAD-dependent oxidoreductase, protein MTYDVAIIGSGPAGMTAAIYAARANLNVLLLDKLAPGGQIVNTFEIQNYTGMGTINGADLAIKMFEHTQELGVTFDYGTVTEIQPGGNIKKLICEEGPTFEAKAVIIATGTKPRMLGIPGELDFAGSSISWCAICDGAHYRDKKVIVIGGGNSAVEEAIYLAGLAEEVIVATLFNLTADPSACDKLRALPNVKIYEYYENIEFLGTNKFEGLKVKSTKTGEELVLKADGAFEYIGLKPTAEVFKDLGILNDYGYIETDAYMATKVPGIYAAGDIISKHLRQVITACADGAIAAQSVAKYVENLK, encoded by the coding sequence ATGACATATGATGTAGCAATTATTGGATCAGGTCCAGCTGGAATGACAGCGGCAATTTATGCAGCCAGAGCAAACCTAAATGTACTGCTGTTAGATAAATTGGCTCCAGGTGGACAGATTGTCAATACCTTTGAAATTCAAAACTACACCGGTATGGGAACCATCAACGGTGCAGATTTAGCCATTAAAATGTTTGAACATACCCAAGAGTTGGGCGTTACCTTTGATTACGGCACCGTAACCGAAATCCAGCCCGGAGGTAATATTAAAAAGCTAATTTGCGAAGAGGGCCCAACCTTTGAAGCCAAAGCAGTAATTATTGCCACCGGTACCAAGCCTAGAATGCTGGGCATCCCTGGGGAATTAGACTTTGCTGGTTCCAGCATTAGTTGGTGCGCCATTTGCGATGGTGCTCACTATCGTGACAAAAAGGTAATAGTAATTGGTGGCGGTAACTCGGCGGTGGAAGAGGCCATCTACTTAGCTGGATTGGCCGAAGAAGTGATTGTAGCTACTCTGTTTAACTTAACTGCCGATCCATCAGCTTGTGATAAATTAAGAGCTTTACCTAACGTAAAAATTTACGAGTATTATGAGAACATTGAATTCCTGGGTACCAATAAATTTGAAGGTCTGAAAGTTAAGTCTACCAAAACCGGAGAAGAACTAGTTTTAAAAGCAGACGGAGCCTTTGAATATATTGGCTTAAAACCAACGGCCGAAGTCTTTAAGGACTTAGGTATCCTAAATGATTACGGTTATATTGAAACCGATGCCTATATGGCCACCAAAGTACCGGGCATTTACGCTGCCGGTGATATCATTAGCAAACACTTAAGACAAGTAATCACTGCCTGCGCTGACGGTGCCATTGCGGCTCAATCCGTTGCTAAATATGTAGAAAACTTAAAGTAA
- a CDS encoding aryl-sulfate sulfotransferase, translated as MTVLFKEFEHIIDEQFRAEQAFLAEYQQGEHTFANPYVKLNPYLIAPLTALIMFKTAEPVGVTVIVNGKEPAGDIRFSFSPATEHTIPVYGLYADYANKVELKLTNGESIVLTIQTEAAPEDVKPVTKITTTPEYFEDNIMFVSPTSAAMTAGYDYKGDVRWYGTLNFAFDIKRVRNGRLLIGTNRLVTPPYHTTGLYEMGMIGKIYKEYRLPSGYHHDQFEMPDGNLLICTQHLPRGTVEDMLVMVDRQTGKIIKTWDYQKVLPTDVAGSGSQDAHDWFHNNAVWYDKRTNSLTLSGRHQDAIINLDFETGELNWIIGDPEGWPQEMVDKYFFKPVGEGDFDWQYEQHACVMLPDGDVMVLDNGHWRAKKKENYVAAKDNFTRGVRYHIDTDKMEIEQVWQYGKERGEEFFSTYISNVEYYGEGHYMVHSGGIGKFDGETCNKPPVQFRGEDEKKVEFRSVTVEIKDDVVKYEMELPANFYRAEKLRLYCAEDVLTFGKGELLGSLGVTEEFSTIPELENGGMVPEKYEAKFGLEADRLIFKALFEKGQMVMVLLEGETTHSYFVPTTKRPFLAMCVGTFMESDERSVEFPISREGITGEYKISLIIDEYKYDTGLTVNL; from the coding sequence ATGACAGTTTTATTTAAAGAATTTGAGCACATTATTGATGAACAATTCCGTGCCGAACAAGCTTTTTTAGCTGAATACCAACAAGGTGAACATACCTTTGCCAACCCTTATGTAAAATTAAATCCATACCTGATTGCTCCTTTAACCGCTTTAATAATGTTTAAAACTGCTGAACCAGTGGGAGTAACCGTAATTGTTAATGGTAAAGAACCAGCTGGCGATATTAGATTTAGCTTCTCACCAGCCACCGAACATACCATTCCTGTATATGGCTTGTATGCAGATTATGCTAACAAAGTGGAACTGAAATTAACTAATGGTGAAAGCATTGTGCTGACCATTCAAACCGAAGCAGCTCCAGAAGATGTAAAACCAGTGACCAAGATTACCACCACTCCGGAGTATTTTGAAGACAATATTATGTTTGTCAGTCCCACCTCTGCCGCTATGACCGCAGGTTATGACTACAAAGGTGATGTGCGTTGGTATGGTACTTTAAACTTTGCTTTCGACATTAAGAGAGTGAGAAATGGCCGCCTATTAATTGGTACCAACCGTTTGGTGACCCCGCCTTACCACACCACCGGTCTTTATGAAATGGGTATGATTGGTAAGATCTACAAAGAATATCGTCTGCCCAGTGGTTACCACCATGACCAATTTGAAATGCCCGATGGTAACTTACTAATCTGTACTCAACATCTACCCCGGGGTACCGTGGAAGACATGCTGGTAATGGTAGACCGCCAAACCGGTAAAATTATTAAAACTTGGGATTACCAAAAAGTACTGCCTACCGATGTGGCTGGTTCCGGCAGCCAAGATGCTCACGACTGGTTCCATAACAACGCCGTTTGGTACGATAAGAGAACCAACAGTTTGACTCTGTCCGGACGTCACCAAGACGCTATCATTAACCTCGACTTTGAAACTGGTGAACTGAACTGGATTATCGGTGACCCAGAGGGATGGCCACAGGAAATGGTAGACAAATATTTCTTTAAGCCAGTGGGTGAAGGCGATTTTGACTGGCAGTATGAGCAACACGCTTGTGTGATGTTACCGGATGGCGATGTAATGGTTTTAGATAATGGTCACTGGAGAGCCAAAAAGAAAGAAAATTATGTGGCAGCTAAAGACAACTTCACCCGTGGGGTTAGATATCACATTGACACCGACAAAATGGAAATTGAACAAGTATGGCAATATGGTAAAGAAAGAGGAGAAGAATTCTTCTCAACCTATATCAGTAACGTAGAATATTACGGTGAAGGACACTACATGGTACACTCCGGTGGTATCGGTAAATTTGATGGCGAAACCTGTAATAAGCCACCGGTACAATTTAGAGGTGAAGATGAAAAGAAAGTGGAATTCCGTTCCGTCACTGTCGAAATTAAAGATGATGTAGTAAAATACGAAATGGAATTGCCAGCTAACTTCTATCGGGCTGAAAAATTGAGACTCTACTGTGCCGAGGATGTATTAACCTTTGGTAAAGGTGAACTACTGGGTAGCTTAGGTGTAACCGAAGAATTTTCCACCATTCCGGAGTTGGAAAATGGCGGCATGGTACCTGAAAAGTACGAAGCTAAATTTGGCCTGGAAGCAGATAGACTGATCTTTAAAGCTTTATTTGAAAAAGGACAAATGGTAATGGTATTGTTAGAAGGAGAAACCACCCATAGCTACTTTGTACCAACCACCAAACGTCCATTCCTGGCCATGTGTGTAGGTACCTTCATGGAAAGCGATGAACGGTCAGTTGAATTCCCAATCAGCAGAGAAGGCATTACCGGTGAATACAAAATTTCATTAATCATTGATGAGTACAAATACGATACCGGTCTAACCGTTAATCTGTAA
- a CDS encoding HAMP domain-containing sensor histidine kinase, with the protein MIVGLLAAVLFSLTPLAIMVVAVVGWKNSKRMLMPVATMNKTVQNITINALDTRLDVSGSHDELKDLAETFNSMLDRIQGAYDQQNQFVSDASHELRTPIAVIQGYANLLARWGKDDPAVLAESIESIKTEADNMKDLVEKLLFLARGDKKSQPVEKEKFPLHQLVEEIVKETKLIDADHHIILQHCQSLTIYADRKLLKEALRVFVDNSIKYTPPQGQITIGCYTQKSRAVVTVADTGRGIPAADLPHIFNRFYRADKSRTKETGGTGLGLAIAQWIIHQHGGTIEVESQLNQGTKVTVLLPLLSTGGNNLG; encoded by the coding sequence TTGATCGTCGGGTTGTTGGCTGCGGTGCTGTTTAGTTTGACACCGCTGGCCATCATGGTGGTGGCGGTGGTTGGTTGGAAAAATAGCAAAAGAATGTTGATGCCGGTGGCCACCATGAACAAAACGGTGCAAAATATCACCATCAATGCGCTGGATACCAGGCTGGACGTTTCTGGCTCCCACGATGAACTGAAGGATTTGGCCGAGACCTTTAACAGTATGCTGGATAGAATCCAAGGGGCTTACGACCAACAAAATCAGTTTGTTTCCGATGCCTCCCATGAGCTGAGAACCCCCATTGCGGTAATACAAGGCTATGCCAATCTATTGGCCAGATGGGGTAAGGATGACCCAGCGGTGCTGGCGGAGTCGATAGAATCCATAAAAACCGAAGCTGACAACATGAAGGATCTGGTGGAAAAACTGCTGTTTTTAGCCCGGGGGGATAAAAAATCCCAACCGGTGGAAAAAGAGAAATTCCCACTGCATCAACTGGTGGAGGAAATAGTAAAGGAAACCAAGCTCATCGATGCCGACCACCACATTATACTACAGCACTGCCAATCGCTAACCATTTACGCTGACCGCAAACTGTTAAAAGAAGCCCTGAGAGTTTTTGTGGACAACAGTATCAAGTACACTCCCCCGCAGGGGCAAATAACCATTGGCTGTTATACCCAAAAATCCCGGGCGGTGGTGACGGTGGCTGATACCGGCAGGGGCATTCCCGCGGCAGATTTGCCCCATATATTCAATCGCTTTTACCGGGCAGATAAGTCCCGAACCAAAGAAACCGGCGGTACCGGCCTGGGGTTGGCCATTGCCCAGTGGATTATCCACCAACACGGCGGTACTATTGAAGTGGAAAGTCAATTAAACCAAGGCACCAAGGTGACGGTTTTGCTGCCTTTGCTGAGTACAGGCGGCAATAATTTGGGGTAA
- a CDS encoding SLC13 family permease, giving the protein MNKSINASVVAAASAKNILYYIHCIIGMLFMFGFGALEPFGQITPLGMKVLGVFLGLIYMWSFIGTLWPSLLGLIALGLTDYAPMKQIFMLSLGDTVPVLVLFAMILFGAIQHAGVTQYISRWFLTRKVINGRPVMFSFIFLFCTYVLAALSANILPALLLMWSILYSILNDVGYKKGDKYTTIMVIGTMFAAISGQAAKPFTGSALMIVGAFEKVTGVAIDYLSYMSFGFIVSTLGIIVYSLLIKFVFRPDMSKIADISTERFEQDRLPAMDIRQKILFGCLFGYLIMILIPSILPKTIGFVALIDQIGPWGVVLAFIVGLCMVKVDGQPIINFKEIIGKYVTWDVYFLVAMAMVISGALTAEGTGISEWATEALSPLLGGRSQIAFAVILLIFGMFVTNFANNGVMGVLLMPIMYSFALQNGTNPAGMATLLTFAMHMAILTPAASPYAAILIGNKDWVDQSDVLKYGGIILVATFAIFLLVGLPLSRVMF; this is encoded by the coding sequence GTGAATAAAAGCATTAACGCAAGTGTTGTCGCGGCTGCATCAGCAAAAAATATCTTATATTATATTCACTGTATCATCGGTATGTTATTCATGTTTGGTTTTGGTGCTTTAGAGCCCTTTGGTCAAATTACTCCGCTAGGTATGAAAGTATTAGGTGTTTTTCTAGGGCTAATTTATATGTGGTCCTTTATTGGTACGCTGTGGCCCAGTTTGTTAGGTTTGATCGCGTTAGGTTTAACTGATTATGCCCCCATGAAACAGATTTTTATGTTATCCCTAGGGGATACCGTGCCGGTTTTAGTACTCTTTGCCATGATCTTATTTGGTGCTATCCAACACGCTGGTGTTACCCAATACATCAGTAGATGGTTTTTAACCAGAAAAGTGATCAACGGTCGTCCAGTAATGTTTAGTTTTATCTTTCTCTTTTGTACCTATGTTTTGGCGGCGCTGTCGGCCAACATTCTACCTGCTTTATTATTAATGTGGTCCATCCTGTACAGTATTTTAAACGATGTTGGTTATAAAAAAGGTGACAAGTACACCACCATTATGGTTATTGGCACTATGTTTGCTGCTATCTCTGGACAAGCTGCCAAGCCCTTTACTGGGTCTGCATTAATGATTGTGGGCGCCTTTGAAAAGGTTACTGGTGTTGCTATCGACTATTTATCCTATATGTCCTTTGGCTTTATCGTATCAACCTTAGGTATCATTGTTTATAGCTTACTAATTAAATTTGTTTTCAGACCAGATATGAGCAAAATTGCTGATATTAGTACCGAACGCTTTGAACAGGACAGGTTACCAGCGATGGATATACGTCAAAAAATCCTGTTTGGTTGTTTGTTTGGCTACCTGATTATGATCCTTATACCCAGTATTTTACCCAAGACCATCGGTTTCGTTGCCCTAATCGACCAGATTGGTCCTTGGGGTGTGGTGTTAGCCTTCATTGTTGGTTTGTGCATGGTTAAGGTGGATGGCCAACCAATTATTAATTTTAAAGAGATTATTGGTAAATATGTGACTTGGGATGTTTATTTCCTGGTGGCAATGGCCATGGTTATCTCAGGTGCTTTAACAGCCGAAGGTACCGGCATTAGTGAGTGGGCTACCGAAGCATTAAGTCCACTACTTGGCGGTCGTTCACAAATAGCCTTTGCAGTGATCTTACTAATATTTGGTATGTTTGTGACTAACTTTGCCAACAACGGCGTTATGGGTGTGTTGTTAATGCCCATCATGTACAGCTTTGCTTTACAAAACGGCACCAACCCAGCGGGTATGGCTACCTTGTTAACATTTGCCATGCATATGGCCATTCTAACCCCGGCAGCATCACCCTATGCCGCCATTTTGATTGGTAATAAAGATTGGGTTGATCAAAGCGATGTTCTTAAATATGGTGGTATTATTTTAGTTGCTACCTTTGCTATTTTCTTGTTAGTTGGCCTGCCTTTGTCAAGGGTAATGTTTTAA